One genomic region from Hyalangium ruber encodes:
- a CDS encoding esterase/lipase family protein encodes MTSTTLQNARQNATRIQQLQQRLKQLASPTTVPTGILYGATLSPLRLGQSEGGAAPVLSQPQWKQFYMELTQGALPGTTLPPLSEVEARAARHREQGVIPLALGHFRYQAPGKQLAAVMGTYVREGGQFPEAEFSQPGGGLEEQTAFFASPLCKDEYRVLELLPHVNYGRTVRYLVPSDLVLTNPGAAPVAVEIDFGDGGGYRPVTLDQPIAVTYSSAGDKVIRVRARPEQPALAASCRLTVAEASAPGASDIWALSSPISFQNVTATGYAYVLYGAGHTQLTNPLIMAEGFPGGYSLDTLWNIFNEQNLATNLLAMGYDLVLVGFDDGTNYLEANAGVMIAAIQQAISQTSSSTNLVVGGASMGGLVARYALAYMEQNNLPHQTTHYVSYDTPHLGANVPVGVQYFVQVLWEKTQSAGLQQPSQLLLSKAAQEMLISWVPGPSSSQEISPLRTNFLANLSALGGFPKQPKLLGVSNGATDGTLNGTPPASQPVYEVNDPFFQFYIATSPGIYDSQAGGSGENYVVFATQVAGWVDYVSWGGQSPAYDSAPGGTSAFFQTISSAVSQAGYDATMQYANGCFVPTISALSMSSLSVYSATQLVQNVTQTPSDLDAWIGSANDPHVTITADTAQWLLSQLPSPSQLAVRKAAVG; translated from the coding sequence ATGACGAGCACGACACTTCAGAACGCACGCCAGAACGCCACGCGCATCCAGCAGCTCCAGCAGCGGTTGAAGCAGCTGGCCAGTCCGACCACCGTGCCGACCGGCATCCTCTACGGGGCCACACTGTCCCCGTTGCGTCTCGGCCAGAGTGAGGGCGGCGCCGCGCCCGTCCTGAGTCAGCCCCAGTGGAAGCAGTTCTACATGGAGCTGACCCAGGGCGCGCTTCCGGGCACGACGCTGCCGCCGCTGTCGGAGGTCGAGGCGCGGGCGGCCCGCCACCGGGAGCAGGGCGTCATCCCGCTCGCGCTGGGCCACTTTCGCTACCAGGCGCCGGGCAAGCAGCTCGCTGCCGTCATGGGTACCTACGTCCGGGAGGGCGGACAGTTCCCCGAGGCGGAGTTCTCCCAGCCCGGAGGAGGGCTGGAGGAGCAGACGGCGTTCTTCGCCTCTCCGCTCTGCAAGGACGAGTACCGCGTCCTCGAGCTGCTGCCGCACGTGAATTACGGCCGGACCGTGCGCTACCTCGTGCCTTCCGACCTGGTGCTCACCAACCCCGGCGCTGCTCCCGTGGCGGTGGAGATCGACTTCGGCGACGGCGGCGGCTATCGGCCGGTGACACTCGACCAGCCCATCGCGGTCACCTATTCGTCGGCCGGGGACAAGGTGATTCGCGTTCGCGCCCGGCCGGAGCAGCCCGCCCTCGCCGCGAGCTGCCGCCTCACGGTGGCCGAGGCGTCGGCTCCGGGCGCCAGTGACATCTGGGCGCTCTCCTCGCCCATCTCCTTCCAGAACGTGACCGCGACCGGCTACGCCTACGTCCTCTACGGGGCTGGCCACACCCAGCTCACCAACCCCCTCATCATGGCCGAGGGCTTCCCGGGGGGATATTCGCTCGACACGCTCTGGAACATCTTCAACGAGCAGAACCTCGCCACCAACCTGTTGGCGATGGGCTACGACCTGGTGCTGGTGGGCTTCGATGATGGCACCAACTACCTGGAGGCCAACGCCGGGGTGATGATCGCCGCCATCCAGCAGGCCATCTCCCAGACGTCCTCGAGCACGAACCTCGTCGTCGGCGGCGCGAGCATGGGCGGGCTGGTAGCGCGCTATGCCCTGGCCTACATGGAGCAGAACAACCTGCCGCACCAGACGACGCACTACGTCTCCTACGACACCCCGCACCTCGGGGCGAACGTCCCCGTCGGGGTGCAGTACTTCGTCCAGGTGCTCTGGGAGAAGACGCAGAGCGCCGGGCTCCAGCAGCCTTCCCAGCTGCTCCTCAGCAAGGCGGCGCAGGAGATGCTCATCTCCTGGGTGCCGGGTCCCTCCTCGAGCCAGGAGATCTCTCCGCTGCGCACTAACTTCCTCGCCAACCTGAGCGCGCTGGGCGGGTTCCCCAAGCAGCCCAAGCTGCTGGGCGTCTCCAACGGAGCGACGGATGGGACGCTCAACGGCACCCCGCCCGCGTCCCAACCGGTGTACGAGGTCAATGATCCGTTCTTCCAGTTCTACATCGCCACCTCGCCGGGCATTTATGACTCGCAGGCCGGCGGCTCGGGCGAGAACTATGTGGTCTTCGCCACCCAGGTCGCGGGCTGGGTCGACTACGTCTCCTGGGGAGGGCAGTCCCCCGCCTACGACTCCGCGCCCGGTGGAACCTCGGCCTTCTTCCAGACCATCTCGAGCGCGGTGAGCCAGGCCGGCTACGACGCCACGATGCAGTATGCGAACGGGTGCTTCGTGCCGACCATCAGCGCGCTGTCGATGAGCTCGCTCAGTGTGTACAGCGCCACGCAGTTGGTGCAGAACGTCACGCAGACGCCGTCGGACCTCGATGCCTGGATTGGCTCGGCGAACGACCCCCACGTGACCATCACGGCGGACACCGCCCAATGGCTGCTCTCGCAGCTTCCGAGCCCCTCGCAGCTCGCCGTGCGCAAGGCGGCGGTGGGGTAG
- a CDS encoding SDR family NAD(P)-dependent oxidoreductase: protein MQGTYRTAFITGASSGIGRGLAAWLARRGVRVFGAARRLEELEALAREVQSEGEIVPVQLDVADARSTLEVIRSIDESCGGLELVVANAAIAPETPGHALAWDTVEQIIDVNVRGAAATLGAVADRMVSRGSGHLVGISSQAAGRGLPRHVAYSASKAFLSNFIEGLRVDLGPRGVKVTAIHPGFVRTPGTAGNAFKMPFLLEVDDAVDRIGRAIFRGASDFSFPWQAATVSKLSRLLPNGLWDRAVRGFGTPGD from the coding sequence ATGCAAGGCACGTACAGGACCGCGTTCATCACCGGCGCTTCGAGCGGGATCGGACGTGGACTCGCCGCGTGGCTGGCTCGCCGTGGGGTGCGGGTCTTCGGCGCGGCCCGCCGCCTGGAAGAGCTCGAGGCGCTCGCGCGCGAGGTCCAGAGCGAGGGCGAAATCGTCCCCGTGCAGCTGGACGTGGCGGACGCCCGGTCGACGCTCGAGGTCATCCGCTCGATCGATGAGTCCTGTGGAGGGCTGGAGCTCGTCGTGGCCAACGCCGCCATCGCCCCGGAGACGCCAGGCCACGCGCTCGCGTGGGACACGGTGGAGCAGATCATCGACGTGAACGTGCGCGGCGCGGCCGCCACCCTTGGCGCGGTCGCGGACCGGATGGTCTCGCGCGGCTCTGGCCACCTGGTCGGCATCTCCTCGCAGGCCGCGGGGCGCGGGCTGCCGCGCCATGTCGCCTACAGCGCCTCCAAGGCCTTCCTCTCCAACTTCATCGAGGGACTGAGAGTGGACCTCGGTCCCCGGGGAGTGAAGGTCACCGCGATCCACCCAGGCTTCGTGCGGACACCGGGCACCGCGGGCAACGCCTTCAAGATGCCGTTCCTGCTCGAAGTCGATGACGCGGTGGACCGCATCGGCCGCGCCATCTTCCGAGGGGCCTCGGACTTCTCCTTCCCCTGGCAGGCCGCCACGGTGTCGAAGCTGTCCCGGCTGCTGCCGAACGGGCTGTGGGATCGCGCGGTGCGCGGCTTCGGGACCCCGGGCGACTAG
- a CDS encoding lysophospholipid acyltransferase family protein, which produces MEVRPGDLEALDPEFLRRHAGWLTQVLHTWFRADIQGMEHLPSSPFVGVGNHSGGVMIPDTLVWVGAYHTSGRQPPMVVLAHDGMFDAYPRPLARALSKLSAIRARKELALEALRRGYAVQVYPGGDHDACRSFSRRNEIVFAGRKGYVELAREAGVPIVPVVCVGGHEALIILSEGAGLARKLGLDRRFRLKTFPLSLSLPWGLWLGPLPGYVPLPTKIQVRVLPPIFPEGEDIDAIDARVRASMQRAADELAKERRFPWIG; this is translated from the coding sequence ATGGAAGTAAGGCCTGGAGACCTCGAGGCGCTCGACCCGGAGTTCCTGCGTCGCCACGCCGGGTGGCTGACGCAGGTGCTCCACACCTGGTTCCGCGCGGACATCCAGGGAATGGAGCACCTGCCCTCCAGCCCCTTCGTCGGCGTGGGCAATCACAGCGGCGGCGTGATGATTCCGGACACGCTGGTCTGGGTCGGCGCGTACCACACGTCGGGCCGCCAGCCTCCGATGGTGGTGCTCGCCCATGACGGGATGTTCGACGCCTACCCGCGACCGCTCGCGCGCGCCTTGTCCAAGCTCAGCGCCATTCGAGCCCGAAAGGAACTCGCCCTCGAAGCGCTCCGGCGCGGGTACGCGGTGCAGGTGTACCCCGGAGGCGACCACGACGCGTGCCGGAGCTTCTCTCGGAGGAACGAGATCGTCTTCGCAGGCCGGAAGGGCTACGTCGAGCTGGCGCGGGAGGCGGGTGTTCCCATCGTGCCCGTGGTCTGCGTGGGCGGGCACGAGGCGCTGATCATCCTCTCGGAGGGAGCGGGGCTCGCCAGGAAGCTCGGGCTCGACCGCCGCTTCCGCCTAAAGACTTTTCCCCTCTCCCTGAGCCTGCCGTGGGGGCTGTGGCTGGGGCCGCTGCCGGGCTACGTGCCCCTGCCGACGAAGATTCAGGTGCGGGTGTTGCCTCCGATCTTCCCGGAGGGCGAGGACATCGACGCGATTGACGCCCGTGTGCGAGCATCGATGCAGCGCGCGGCGGACGAACTGGCGAAGGAGCGACGCTTCCCATGGATCGGATGA
- a CDS encoding radical SAM protein has translation MDRMKLFRIGDALDVGTATESELGARLEQLWDKEPALRPRPEMHDYQLTYPPAVQMEKRPEYRRAPTDEEYLREALGPFSAAGYYFHFGFCKYRCRYCFHYELLTKHQDELMTRYVDALSQEMALVRELTPKLKRALYFLGGGTPTALPVHLLERFLSRLLSNFGPPMTSMSTVEAKPITASNDKLQALVQAGFRRINLGVQTLDPELYAFHHQKEELRVALDAIERARKCGFEFVNIDVMTGLERQTPESWRKTLAELERLATSGAVDSVFIYPYHDDPRSGTYGKPGAVPSFIQTAHSEAQARALFTRLGWKELGARFYRSPRHVRRELLELAKVRVNPAYGEVLYHGLGNSSFSIGDKATFLNHRDVNDYIAAVEKGGLGIAYWRTLNDSQRATRDVTFDILYSPFTRVRSRAKKYGAETMVQHRQLLDRWLELGLGEENRLLGTFSLTPLGKLVHQQMIPQHYLPEDRRELDEAMQLRQLAGRKYRGY, from the coding sequence ATGGATCGGATGAAGCTGTTCAGGATCGGCGACGCGCTGGACGTGGGCACCGCGACGGAGAGCGAGCTCGGGGCACGGCTGGAGCAACTCTGGGACAAGGAGCCGGCGCTGCGGCCACGGCCGGAGATGCACGACTACCAGCTCACGTATCCGCCCGCGGTCCAGATGGAGAAGCGGCCCGAGTATCGGCGCGCGCCGACCGACGAGGAGTACCTGCGCGAGGCACTGGGCCCGTTCAGCGCCGCTGGCTACTACTTCCACTTCGGCTTCTGCAAATACCGCTGTCGCTACTGCTTCCATTACGAGCTGCTGACGAAGCACCAGGACGAGCTGATGACGCGGTATGTGGACGCGCTGTCGCAAGAGATGGCGCTCGTCCGCGAGCTGACGCCGAAGCTCAAGCGCGCGCTGTATTTCCTGGGGGGCGGCACCCCCACGGCTCTGCCGGTACACCTGCTGGAGCGCTTCCTCTCGCGCCTGCTGTCGAACTTCGGCCCGCCGATGACGTCGATGAGCACCGTCGAGGCGAAGCCCATCACCGCCTCCAACGACAAGCTCCAGGCGCTGGTGCAGGCGGGCTTCCGCCGCATCAACCTCGGGGTGCAGACGTTGGACCCGGAACTCTACGCCTTCCACCACCAGAAGGAGGAGCTGCGCGTCGCCCTCGATGCCATCGAGCGGGCGCGCAAGTGCGGGTTCGAGTTCGTCAACATCGACGTCATGACGGGGCTGGAGCGGCAGACGCCCGAGTCCTGGCGGAAGACGCTGGCAGAGCTGGAGCGGCTGGCGACGAGCGGCGCGGTGGACAGCGTCTTCATCTACCCGTACCACGATGATCCGCGCAGCGGCACGTACGGCAAACCCGGCGCGGTGCCGTCCTTCATCCAGACCGCGCACAGTGAAGCGCAGGCGCGGGCCCTGTTCACCCGCCTGGGCTGGAAGGAGCTGGGCGCGCGCTTCTACCGGTCTCCCCGGCACGTGCGGCGCGAGCTGCTCGAGCTGGCGAAGGTACGGGTCAACCCCGCTTACGGCGAAGTGCTGTACCACGGGCTGGGAAACTCCAGCTTCTCCATTGGCGACAAGGCCACGTTCCTGAACCACCGCGACGTGAACGACTACATCGCGGCCGTGGAGAAAGGCGGCCTGGGCATCGCGTACTGGAGGACGCTCAACGACTCACAGCGGGCGACCCGGGACGTGACGTTCGACATCCTCTATAGCCCCTTCACCCGGGTGCGCTCCCGCGCGAAGAAGTACGGCGCGGAGACAATGGTCCAGCACCGCCAGCTACTCGATCGATGGTTGGAGTTGGGACTAGGCGAGGAGAACCGATTGCTCGGCACCTTCAGCCTGACCCCTCTCGGCAAGCTGGTACACCAGCAGATGATTCCGCAGCACTACCTGCCAGAAGACCGCCGCGAGCTGGATGAGGCCATGCAGCTCCGCCAGCTCGCGGGCCGCAAGTACCGCGGCTATTGA
- a CDS encoding DUF3320 domain-containing protein — protein sequence MTVLAPASPWASLQVQFTAAPTLNFAMEQSGVPLVRDVLLRNTGAAALGPLVLEVQLLPDLGDAVRVPVPELPAGEELSLGVIDLRLPAGRLRTVTESERARLRWALHHGDSVIAESAVDVEVLPYNHWPGARAPWGLLATFVTPNHPVIPELLKDVRVLLEQAVGDGSLSGYQKRNPTHVRTMVAALYEALQALNLGYAEVPPSFEKHGQKVRLPDQLLRERMGCCLDLTLLCASALEAMGLYPLLLLVEGHALPAVWLIDERFPEGSVEDAARLRNLVALGHLLPFDVSTAVSAGRPAFERAHAVAQQYLADDSRFVVALDVNVLRFDRYKPLPLRTVEAPAPERASSEPAHARIRAILESAAAAPPPVETKPPSAQLKSRFERWKEKLLDLTLRNRLLNFRLDTRGALPLHVPDLAAFEDVFSAGDAYELLPAPEEDGRDARATRLQQARSTEEELAERRRQDLAKGLLHSSLRQAELWSRARHLDRTARTDMEEGGANTLYLAIGMLRWFEEGDPTERLAPLLLYPAAFRLDRDRKRVRLVREAEDPIGNVTLSEKLKRDYGLDASALTTLESDENGLDVAGILQAVRKAIQSRAGWEVLDQAHLGHFTFSRFLMWKDLEDNESVLLDNPLVRHIAAAGASTPPVNGKEYAPDRIDGEVAPAELPCVVNADSTQTAAVASALSGRSFVLQGPPGTGKSQTITQLIAAALARGKTVLFVSEKMAALDVVHRRLKDVGLEDFCLELHSHKSNKKEVLASFARAFERTQRTPEPRWEERSAELGASREVLNAYVLALHKPWPLGMSIYGATSRLLALRNLPEVRLPLSTPQEFTEARLREALAEVNELSRKLSAVRTFGAHPWSPVRGLTWTNALEEQIHLALGEAHAALEHVEKQAPSLAATLGIAVPDSTQGLRALTELGEVLSTGPLPSVAFVDDAWPDTVRQVKAHALSLREQSLRESHLASRWKPELFTQDLPGLQLRFQKWAGAFVLLAFIFLWSARRLLKELSARELPGNPDIAKDLDAALKVLEQRPRLAEQTQLLTSTLRGLPAAEIERPETLELLVQRSAQARELRDALGVPRVQLPSSPAELEALALKTRELRAALDRLARAEESLAGLLKTHPWEPATASDHRPSLRRQLDAWRQGLKAFRPWCLYQAQAERLRALGHGPFVEAVETQGLSADRLGETFERAVLSAWTRALQDAEPALRDFEGTAHSGRIERFRQLDADHLSLSRRKVISALERQLPTGFSLSAETSEPGILARELRKKTRQMALRKLLGSVPNLARRLKPCFLMSPLSVAQYLPAEGQRFDLLVFDEASQIGTHDAIGAIARANQVIIVGDSKQLPPTAFFTRGDDSEAMPDENDIVELESILEEALAKQLPQQMLGWHYRSRHDSLIDFSNRQYYEGRLHVFPAARAHVEDLGIKWHPVPDGVYQSKTTGKTAAINPREAEVLVAELVRALRRYTPQERTFGVVTFSVVQQQLILDLLDAERAKAPELEAHFTSAEPVFVKNLENVQGDERDEILFSICYAKDASGKLRMNFGPLSRAGGERRLNVAVTRARCALRVFSTLTHDQIDLSRTSSVGARHLREFLRRAAEAGSASAAAADREPSGMLEREVATALRGLGHTVHSDVGCGGYRVDLAIVHPERPGEYLLGVECDGPHYGSAASARDRDRLRADVLRGLGWRLHRVWSPEWSTDREGQVKQLTEAIQQALKAAREEPPPRALSLDMASVEPATHLSDGEAPAPEHPTNAASPASTPASPVKPYVPAKLPPVRDGADLFAPTSTLRLREQLEAVLRQEAPLHEELLARRILEAWGLSKLTPRVRARLEEQLGQLVQRGAVLAQNEFLWWAERNPAQYTEFRGPHEEREASQLPPEEVANAAASVLAQALSLGKDDLCRETGYLFGVQRLTRTVRPVLEAGIHHLERTGRCAYEGERVVWKR from the coding sequence ATGACCGTACTCGCTCCTGCCTCGCCCTGGGCCTCGCTCCAGGTGCAGTTCACCGCCGCGCCCACGCTCAACTTCGCGATGGAACAGAGCGGAGTCCCCCTCGTCAGGGATGTGCTCCTGCGCAACACCGGCGCAGCCGCGCTCGGCCCCTTGGTGCTGGAGGTGCAACTCCTCCCCGACCTGGGCGATGCGGTCCGAGTTCCCGTTCCCGAACTCCCTGCGGGTGAGGAATTGAGCCTCGGAGTCATCGATCTGCGCTTACCCGCGGGCCGCCTGCGCACCGTGACGGAGAGCGAGCGGGCCCGGCTCCGATGGGCGCTTCACCATGGGGACAGCGTCATCGCCGAGAGCGCCGTGGACGTTGAAGTCCTCCCCTACAACCACTGGCCCGGCGCGCGTGCTCCCTGGGGGCTGTTGGCCACCTTCGTCACGCCCAACCATCCCGTCATTCCAGAGTTGCTCAAGGACGTGCGAGTACTGCTGGAGCAAGCCGTGGGCGATGGCAGCCTCTCTGGCTACCAGAAGCGCAACCCCACCCACGTGCGCACCATGGTGGCCGCACTCTACGAGGCACTCCAGGCACTCAACCTCGGCTATGCGGAGGTGCCCCCAAGCTTCGAGAAACATGGCCAGAAGGTACGGCTGCCAGATCAGCTCCTCCGCGAGCGGATGGGGTGCTGCCTGGATCTGACGCTTCTGTGCGCCTCCGCACTGGAGGCCATGGGCCTCTACCCGCTCCTGCTCCTCGTTGAAGGCCACGCCCTGCCCGCGGTGTGGCTCATCGATGAACGCTTCCCCGAGGGAAGCGTGGAAGACGCCGCGCGTCTGCGCAACCTCGTCGCGCTTGGCCACCTGCTCCCGTTCGATGTCTCCACTGCCGTCAGTGCCGGTAGGCCTGCTTTCGAGCGGGCGCACGCAGTGGCTCAGCAATATCTCGCGGACGATTCACGCTTTGTCGTTGCCCTCGACGTGAATGTCCTGCGCTTCGATCGCTACAAGCCCCTTCCCTTGCGTACGGTCGAGGCTCCCGCGCCAGAGCGCGCCTCCTCCGAACCCGCTCATGCACGCATCCGCGCCATCCTGGAGAGTGCAGCGGCCGCCCCGCCGCCCGTTGAAACGAAGCCCCCATCGGCCCAGCTCAAGTCTCGCTTCGAGCGATGGAAGGAGAAACTGCTCGACCTCACGCTCCGCAACCGGCTGCTGAACTTCCGGCTCGACACCCGGGGAGCGCTGCCGCTCCACGTCCCAGATCTGGCGGCCTTCGAGGATGTCTTCTCCGCGGGAGATGCCTACGAGCTGCTCCCCGCCCCCGAGGAGGATGGCCGGGACGCACGCGCCACGAGGCTTCAGCAGGCGCGAAGCACCGAGGAGGAACTGGCCGAGCGGCGCCGACAAGACCTTGCAAAAGGCCTCCTCCATTCGTCACTGCGACAGGCCGAGCTGTGGTCCCGCGCGCGGCACTTGGATCGGACCGCACGCACCGACATGGAGGAGGGCGGAGCCAACACGCTCTACCTTGCCATCGGAATGCTGCGCTGGTTCGAGGAGGGCGACCCCACGGAGCGTCTGGCGCCGCTGCTACTCTACCCCGCTGCCTTCCGCCTCGATCGCGACCGTAAGCGCGTGCGTCTGGTGCGGGAGGCCGAGGATCCCATCGGTAACGTGACCCTCTCCGAGAAGCTCAAGCGTGACTATGGGTTGGATGCCAGCGCGCTCACCACGCTAGAGAGCGACGAGAACGGGCTGGACGTGGCCGGCATCCTCCAGGCCGTGCGCAAGGCCATCCAGAGCCGTGCGGGGTGGGAGGTCCTGGACCAGGCCCACCTGGGCCATTTCACCTTCTCTCGCTTCCTCATGTGGAAGGACCTGGAGGACAACGAGAGCGTCCTCTTGGACAACCCCCTCGTGCGCCACATCGCCGCTGCCGGGGCATCCACACCTCCGGTCAATGGCAAGGAGTACGCTCCTGATCGCATCGATGGGGAGGTGGCACCCGCCGAGTTGCCCTGCGTCGTCAACGCTGACTCCACGCAAACAGCCGCGGTAGCCTCGGCGCTCTCGGGCCGCTCCTTCGTCCTCCAGGGCCCCCCCGGCACCGGCAAGTCCCAGACCATCACCCAGCTCATTGCCGCTGCGCTCGCCCGGGGAAAGACCGTCCTCTTCGTCTCCGAGAAGATGGCCGCGCTCGACGTGGTTCACCGGCGGCTCAAGGACGTGGGGCTCGAGGACTTCTGCCTGGAACTGCATAGCCACAAGAGCAACAAGAAGGAGGTGCTGGCCTCCTTTGCCCGAGCCTTCGAACGCACCCAACGGACCCCCGAGCCACGATGGGAGGAGCGCTCGGCCGAGTTGGGAGCCTCGCGTGAGGTGCTCAACGCCTACGTCCTCGCGCTCCACAAGCCCTGGCCCCTGGGAATGAGCATCTATGGAGCCACCAGCCGGCTGCTCGCCTTGCGCAACCTGCCCGAAGTGCGCCTCCCGCTCTCCACCCCCCAAGAGTTCACCGAGGCCCGACTCCGCGAAGCGCTCGCCGAGGTGAACGAACTCTCTCGCAAACTCTCCGCTGTGCGCACTTTCGGCGCCCACCCCTGGAGTCCGGTGCGAGGGCTCACCTGGACCAACGCCCTCGAGGAGCAGATCCACCTCGCCCTCGGCGAAGCGCACGCGGCACTCGAGCATGTGGAGAAGCAGGCTCCCTCCCTTGCCGCGACGCTTGGCATCGCCGTGCCAGACTCCACTCAGGGACTGCGCGCCCTCACGGAGCTAGGCGAGGTGCTCTCCACGGGACCGCTGCCCTCCGTGGCATTCGTGGACGATGCCTGGCCCGACACGGTGCGACAGGTAAAAGCACACGCCCTATCGCTGCGCGAGCAGTCCCTGCGCGAGTCCCATCTCGCCTCTCGATGGAAACCCGAACTCTTCACCCAGGATCTGCCTGGGCTCCAGCTGCGCTTCCAGAAGTGGGCGGGGGCGTTCGTGCTCCTGGCCTTCATCTTCCTCTGGAGCGCGCGCCGGCTGCTCAAGGAACTCTCTGCCCGCGAGCTGCCAGGCAATCCAGACATCGCCAAAGACCTCGACGCCGCCCTGAAGGTGCTCGAGCAGCGGCCCCGGCTTGCCGAGCAGACCCAACTGCTCACCAGCACGCTGCGGGGCCTGCCCGCCGCGGAAATCGAGAGACCGGAGACGCTGGAGTTGCTCGTCCAGCGTTCCGCGCAGGCAAGAGAGCTCCGAGACGCACTCGGTGTACCGCGTGTGCAGCTCCCCTCCAGTCCCGCTGAGCTCGAGGCATTGGCGCTCAAGACCCGGGAGCTGCGTGCCGCCCTCGATCGCCTTGCCCGCGCCGAGGAGTCTCTCGCTGGGCTGCTGAAAACCCACCCCTGGGAGCCAGCGACAGCCTCGGACCACCGTCCCTCTCTGCGACGCCAGCTCGATGCGTGGCGTCAGGGGCTCAAGGCGTTTCGCCCCTGGTGCCTCTACCAGGCACAGGCGGAGCGACTCCGGGCACTAGGCCACGGCCCATTCGTGGAGGCGGTAGAGACCCAGGGACTCTCGGCGGATCGGCTGGGGGAGACCTTCGAGCGCGCTGTGCTCTCCGCGTGGACCCGCGCCCTCCAAGACGCGGAGCCCGCGCTGCGAGACTTTGAAGGCACTGCCCACTCGGGACGCATCGAGCGCTTCCGCCAACTGGATGCCGACCATCTCTCGCTGTCCCGTCGCAAGGTCATCTCGGCCTTGGAGCGGCAGCTTCCCACGGGCTTCTCTCTCTCGGCGGAGACCTCCGAGCCTGGCATCCTCGCGCGCGAGCTGCGCAAGAAGACGCGCCAGATGGCGCTGCGCAAGCTGTTGGGCTCCGTTCCCAATCTCGCACGGCGGCTCAAGCCTTGCTTCCTGATGAGTCCGCTGTCGGTGGCCCAGTACCTGCCCGCCGAGGGCCAACGCTTCGATTTGCTCGTCTTCGACGAGGCCTCACAGATCGGCACCCACGACGCGATCGGCGCCATCGCACGGGCCAATCAGGTCATCATCGTTGGCGACTCGAAGCAGCTGCCACCCACGGCGTTCTTCACCCGAGGCGATGACTCCGAGGCCATGCCCGATGAGAACGACATCGTCGAGTTGGAGAGCATCTTGGAGGAGGCGCTGGCCAAACAGCTCCCGCAGCAGATGCTCGGGTGGCACTATCGCAGCCGGCACGACAGCCTCATCGACTTCAGCAACCGGCAATACTACGAGGGGCGACTGCACGTCTTCCCCGCGGCCCGGGCTCATGTGGAGGACCTCGGTATCAAGTGGCACCCCGTGCCGGACGGTGTCTATCAATCCAAGACGACGGGCAAGACCGCGGCCATCAACCCACGCGAGGCGGAGGTTTTGGTAGCGGAACTGGTGCGCGCCCTGCGCCGTTACACGCCTCAAGAGCGCACCTTTGGCGTCGTCACCTTCAGCGTGGTGCAGCAGCAGCTCATCCTGGATCTCCTGGACGCGGAGCGCGCCAAGGCTCCAGAGCTGGAGGCGCACTTCACGTCTGCCGAGCCCGTCTTCGTGAAGAACCTGGAGAATGTGCAGGGTGACGAGCGGGACGAGATCCTCTTCAGCATCTGCTACGCGAAGGATGCGTCCGGAAAACTGCGGATGAACTTCGGCCCGCTGAGCCGAGCGGGCGGGGAGCGGCGGCTGAACGTCGCGGTCACCCGCGCACGCTGCGCCTTGCGCGTGTTCTCCACGCTGACGCACGACCAGATCGACCTGTCGCGCACCTCCTCCGTGGGTGCGCGACACCTACGCGAGTTTCTAAGACGGGCCGCGGAAGCGGGCAGCGCCTCGGCTGCCGCGGCTGATCGTGAGCCCTCGGGCATGCTGGAGCGAGAGGTGGCCACGGCCCTGCGCGGACTGGGCCACACGGTGCATTCGGACGTGGGATGTGGCGGCTACCGAGTGGACCTGGCGATCGTGCACCCTGAGCGCCCTGGAGAGTACTTGCTGGGCGTGGAGTGTGACGGGCCCCACTACGGCTCGGCCGCGAGTGCCCGGGACCGCGACCGCCTGAGGGCCGATGTGCTGCGCGGCTTGGGCTGGCGGCTCCACCGGGTGTGGTCGCCCGAATGGAGCACGGACCGGGAAGGACAGGTCAAACAGCTCACCGAGGCGATCCAACAAGCCCTGAAGGCCGCTCGTGAAGAACCGCCGCCCCGCGCCCTATCGCTCGACATGGCTTCGGTGGAACCAGCCACCCACTTGTCCGACGGAGAAGCCCCAGCACCGGAGCACCCCACGAACGCGGCGAGTCCCGCCTCCACACCCGCCTCGCCCGTAAAGCCCTATGTGCCCGCGAAACTCCCACCGGTTCGCGATGGCGCCGACCTCTTCGCGCCCACGTCGACCCTGCGTCTCCGAGAGCAACTGGAGGCAGTGCTGAGACAGGAGGCTCCCCTGCATGAAGAGTTGCTCGCACGGCGCATCCTGGAGGCGTGGGGGTTGAGCAAGCTGACGCCGCGAGTCCGGGCCCGCCTCGAGGAGCAACTCGGACAGCTCGTCCAGCGGGGCGCGGTACTCGCGCAGAATGAGTTCCTCTGGTGGGCCGAGCGCAACCCAGCGCAATACACGGAGTTCAGAGGCCCACATGAGGAACGCGAGGCCTCGCAGCTGCCACCTGAGGAGGTCGCCAACGCGGCGGCCTCGGTGCTCGCCCAGGCGCTGTCACTGGGGAAGGACGATCTCTGCCGGGAAACGGGCTACCTGTTCGGCGTACAGCGGCTGACACGTACTGTGCGCCCCGTGCTGGAAGCCGGCATCCATCACTTGGAGCGCACAGGGCGATGTGCCTACGAAGGCGAGCGTGTGGTGTGGAAGCGCTAA